One Mesorhizobium loti genomic window carries:
- a CDS encoding adenylate cyclase, which produces MVKEVERKFLVSSTAWQGLVEADIRILQFYLATAPGRTVRIRISDGASAKLTLKFGSGARERDEFEYPIPLADAVEMLDFAVGRVIEKTRHHVRHRGYLYEVDVFGGALAGLVVAELETPEDVPDEMLPDWLGREVTGEQKFYNASLALGGIPEIAA; this is translated from the coding sequence ATGGTCAAGGAAGTCGAGCGCAAGTTCCTGGTCTCCAGCACCGCGTGGCAGGGCCTGGTCGAGGCGGATATCCGCATTCTCCAGTTCTATCTCGCCACGGCACCTGGGCGGACCGTCCGCATCCGCATCAGCGACGGCGCTTCCGCCAAGCTGACGCTCAAATTCGGCAGCGGCGCGCGCGAGCGCGACGAGTTCGAATATCCGATCCCGCTTGCCGATGCGGTGGAGATGCTGGATTTCGCCGTTGGGCGTGTCATAGAGAAGACACGCCACCATGTTAGGCATCGCGGCTATCTCTATGAAGTCGATGTCTTTGGCGGCGCACTCGCGGGACTTGTGGTGGCCGAACTGGAGACTCCGGAAGATGTGCCGGACGAAATGCTGCCTGACTGGCTCGGCCGTGAAGTGACCGGCGAGCAGAAATTCTACAACGCGTCGCTCGCCCTCGGGGGGATACCGGAGATCGCCGCATGA